One genomic segment of Ancylobacter sp. IITR112 includes these proteins:
- a CDS encoding GH1 family beta-glucosidase: MLRRRDLLLSALAAASLPALPLSARAQATAAAPLPPAGTPRLPADFVWGASTSSYQIEGAVAEGGRKPSIWDVFSHTPGRIADGTTGDVACDHYHRYADDVALMGDLGFRAYRFSLAWPRVMPDGTGAVNAAGLDFYDRLVDSLLARGIAPMACLYHWDLPQALQQRGGWHNRDIALWFADYARAAVGRLGDRVKPWAMLNEPSVHAIFGHGFGNHAPGLTGWDSYVKAQHLQNLAQGTGIAAVRGLHPGLKLGTVLSLQPIHPASQQEADIAAAARFDACWNTINLDPLFHGRYPELFADAFAPLIQPGDMETIRAPLDFLGVNYYGPSYIRHDPNAFLGQASWGALPPDTPQTLLGWPISAQGMVEVLARLRDDYGNPPVFITENGACYEDPAPVDGVVADPERTEYLRAHLVAAGDAIAQGCALKGYYVWSLLDNFEWAEGERRRFGVVRVDFATQQRTPKQSALYLATLMKSAGGPAAP, translated from the coding sequence ATGCTGCGTCGCCGTGACCTGCTGCTCTCCGCCCTCGCCGCCGCCAGCCTGCCGGCCCTGCCTCTATCGGCACGGGCGCAGGCCACAGCCGCCGCGCCGCTGCCGCCGGCCGGCACGCCGCGCCTGCCGGCGGATTTCGTCTGGGGTGCCTCCACCTCCTCCTACCAGATCGAGGGCGCGGTGGCGGAGGGCGGGCGCAAGCCTTCCATCTGGGACGTGTTTTCCCACACGCCCGGCCGCATCGCCGACGGCACGACGGGCGATGTCGCCTGCGACCATTATCACCGCTATGCCGACGATGTGGCGCTGATGGGCGATCTCGGCTTCAGGGCCTATCGCTTCTCCCTTGCCTGGCCGCGTGTCATGCCGGACGGCACCGGCGCGGTGAACGCGGCGGGGCTCGATTTCTACGACCGGCTGGTCGACAGCCTGCTGGCGCGCGGCATCGCGCCCATGGCCTGCCTCTATCACTGGGATCTGCCGCAGGCGCTGCAGCAGCGCGGCGGCTGGCACAATCGCGACATCGCCCTGTGGTTCGCCGACTATGCACGCGCCGCCGTGGGCCGGCTCGGCGACCGGGTGAAGCCGTGGGCGATGCTCAACGAGCCTTCCGTGCACGCCATTTTCGGCCATGGCTTCGGCAACCACGCGCCGGGGCTGACCGGCTGGGACAGCTATGTGAAGGCGCAGCACCTCCAGAACCTCGCGCAGGGCACCGGCATCGCCGCCGTGCGGGGGCTGCACCCCGGGCTGAAGCTCGGCACCGTGCTGTCGCTGCAGCCGATCCATCCGGCGTCGCAGCAGGAGGCCGACATCGCCGCCGCCGCGCGTTTCGATGCGTGCTGGAACACGATCAATCTCGACCCGCTGTTCCATGGCCGCTACCCCGAACTGTTCGCGGACGCCTTCGCCCCGCTGATCCAGCCGGGCGACATGGAGACGATCCGCGCCCCGCTCGATTTCCTCGGCGTGAACTATTACGGGCCGTCCTATATCCGCCACGACCCGAACGCCTTTCTCGGCCAGGCGAGCTGGGGCGCGCTGCCGCCCGACACGCCGCAGACCCTGCTCGGCTGGCCGATCAGCGCGCAGGGCATGGTCGAGGTGCTGGCGCGGCTGCGCGACGACTATGGCAACCCGCCGGTGTTCATCACCGAGAACGGCGCCTGCTATGAGGATCCCGCGCCGGTGGACGGGGTGGTGGCGGACCCGGAGCGGACGGAATATCTGCGCGCCCATCTGGTCGCGGCGGGCGACGCCATCGCGCAGGGCTGCGCGCTGAAAGGCTATTATGTCTGGTCGCTGCTCGACAATTTCGAATGGGCGGAAGGCGAGCGCCGGCGCTTCGGCGTGGTGCGGGTGGATTTCGCCACCCAGCAGCGCACGCCCAAACAGTCGGCGCTGTATCTCGCCACCCTGATGAAGAGCGCTGGCGGGCCTGCGGCGCCGTGA
- a CDS encoding GntP family permease: MSYLIYAAILIAVVALFALVTARGRVHPFLALVLAAFAFNQGVGWSLSFVVKSFSVGFGQTLAALGVIVVTGALMAEIADGSGATARLQQMARGWRTRSGPLAVLGLIGGMASTPAAAFAVLNPLGRGIGGDSPRSALTLGLALSAGHGLLIPAPTVLASLTILRADWGLAVAIGLPLALMAVAVGALWAKGCASGAPNPLDTTAGIEGATMHAPRRGALALLLVSLVLVAMLIVQALGDIASEPFGGGNDRHFILALGSPALLLVVGVGLLLLLSWSWEKGGLSEAGWAGRAMTKVAPLLLILGAAGGLAKVAQDVGMAEMTAEYLIPLAPTSGALVLVLPFALAAVIKILQGSSLVAAITAAGMMMELAAPLGLGDPMGRVLAALAVSAGAMTVPQINDGLFWLVTRAGRFTPPAALARFSGGALVQGGLILAGLVAIRLATA; this comes from the coding sequence ATGTCCTATCTCATCTATGCCGCCATACTGATTGCCGTCGTGGCCCTGTTCGCGCTGGTGACGGCGCGCGGGCGCGTCCATCCCTTTCTCGCGCTGGTGCTCGCCGCCTTCGCCTTCAACCAGGGCGTCGGCTGGTCGCTGAGCTTCGTGGTGAAATCCTTCTCCGTCGGCTTCGGCCAGACGCTGGCGGCGCTGGGCGTCATCGTGGTGACGGGGGCGCTGATGGCGGAGATCGCCGACGGGTCCGGCGCCACGGCGCGGCTGCAGCAGATGGCGCGCGGCTGGCGCACCCGTTCCGGCCCGCTGGCCGTTCTCGGGCTGATCGGCGGCATGGCCTCCACCCCGGCGGCGGCGTTTGCGGTGCTGAACCCGCTCGGGCGTGGCATCGGCGGCGACAGCCCGCGCTCGGCGCTGACGCTGGGCCTCGCGCTCTCCGCCGGGCACGGCCTGCTGATCCCCGCCCCCACCGTGCTGGCGAGCCTCACCATTCTGCGCGCCGATTGGGGGCTCGCCGTCGCCATCGGCCTGCCGCTGGCGCTGATGGCCGTCGCGGTCGGTGCGCTGTGGGCGAAGGGCTGCGCCAGCGGCGCGCCGAACCCGCTCGACACCACCGCCGGCATCGAGGGCGCGACGATGCACGCGCCGCGTCGCGGGGCGCTGGCGCTGCTGCTCGTCAGCCTCGTTCTGGTGGCGATGCTGATCGTGCAGGCGCTGGGCGACATCGCCTCCGAGCCGTTCGGCGGCGGCAATGACCGCCATTTCATTCTCGCGCTCGGCAGCCCGGCGTTGCTGCTGGTCGTGGGCGTCGGCCTGCTGCTGCTGCTGAGCTGGAGTTGGGAAAAGGGCGGGCTCTCGGAAGCCGGCTGGGCCGGTCGGGCGATGACCAAGGTGGCGCCGCTGCTGCTCATCCTCGGCGCCGCCGGCGGCCTCGCCAAGGTGGCGCAGGATGTCGGCATGGCGGAGATGACGGCGGAATATCTCATTCCCCTCGCCCCGACCTCGGGCGCGCTGGTGCTGGTGCTGCCCTTCGCGCTCGCCGCCGTGATCAAGATTTTGCAGGGCTCCTCGCTGGTCGCCGCCATCACGGCCGCCGGCATGATGATGGAACTCGCCGCCCCGCTCGGGCTCGGCGACCCGATGGGGCGCGTTCTCGCCGCGCTGGCGGTGAGCGCCGGCGCCATGACCGTGCCGCAGATCAATGACGGACTGTTCTGGCTGGTGACGCGGGCCGGGCGTTTCACCCCGCCGGCGGCGCTGGCGCGGTTTTCCGGCGGGGCGCTGGTGCAGGGCGGGCTGATCCTCGCCGGCCTTGTCGCCATCCGGCTGGCCACCGCCTGA
- a CDS encoding Tat pathway signal protein has translation MDRRRLLQAGGVAVAAAVAGGLGWRGAIGSAGAYERYSADLRAPLPADPALTDLLRLATLAMSGHNTQPWRFRLGPGSLDLLPDASRATPVVDPDDHHLFVSLGCAAETLALAAAATGRPGEWRAQEEGSLRYRFAPAPPQADPLAAAITRRQSTRAVYDGRPVPAGVLAALARAAAQEGVRYVLLTERARLNALRDLTLAGNEAQMKDAAFRAELKRWLRFNPASAQRQGDGLYAGASGNPSLPDWAGAIAFDLFVTAAAENDKYARQIASSPGVAVFFAEQADPAHWIAVGRACQRFALAATAQGLKLACLNPAVEVPALRPELASLAGETGLRPDMVLRFGYGPTLPYAPRRRVAAMVLA, from the coding sequence ATGGACAGACGGCGACTGTTGCAGGCAGGCGGCGTGGCGGTGGCGGCGGCCGTCGCCGGAGGGCTGGGCTGGCGCGGCGCCATCGGCAGCGCCGGGGCCTATGAGCGCTACAGCGCCGATCTGCGGGCGCCGCTGCCGGCCGATCCGGCGCTCACCGATCTGCTGCGCCTGGCGACGCTGGCAATGAGCGGGCACAACACCCAGCCCTGGCGCTTTCGCCTCGGGCCCGGCAGCCTCGACCTGCTGCCGGATGCGAGCCGGGCGACGCCGGTGGTCGACCCGGACGATCATCACCTTTTCGTCAGCCTGGGCTGCGCGGCCGAGACGCTCGCCCTTGCCGCCGCCGCCACCGGCCGGCCGGGGGAGTGGCGCGCCCAGGAGGAGGGCAGCCTGCGCTACCGTTTCGCCCCGGCGCCACCACAGGCGGACCCGCTGGCCGCCGCCATCACCCGGCGCCAGAGCACGCGGGCGGTCTATGACGGGCGCCCCGTTCCCGCCGGGGTGCTGGCGGCGCTGGCGCGCGCGGCCGCGCAAGAGGGCGTGCGCTACGTGCTGCTGACCGAGCGGGCGCGGCTGAACGCCCTGCGCGATCTTACCCTCGCCGGCAATGAGGCGCAGATGAAGGATGCCGCCTTCCGCGCCGAACTCAAACGCTGGCTACGCTTCAACCCGGCCAGCGCGCAGCGCCAGGGCGACGGCCTCTATGCCGGGGCGAGCGGCAACCCCTCGCTGCCGGACTGGGCGGGGGCGATTGCCTTCGACCTGTTCGTCACCGCCGCCGCCGAGAACGACAAATATGCGCGGCAGATCGCTTCATCGCCCGGTGTCGCGGTGTTCTTCGCCGAACAGGCCGACCCGGCCCACTGGATCGCCGTCGGCCGCGCCTGCCAGCGCTTCGCCCTCGCCGCCACCGCACAGGGGCTGAAGCTCGCCTGCCTGAACCCGGCGGTGGAAGTGCCCGCCCTGCGCCCGGAACTGGCGTCGCTGGCGGGCGAGACGGGACTGCGCCCGGATATGGTGCTGCGCTTCGGCTACGGCCCCACCCTGCCCTATGCCCCGCGCCGTCGCGTGGCAGCGATGGTGCTGGCCTAG
- a CDS encoding glycoside hydrolase family 5 protein, translating into MIARLLPLAAALCLAAAPARATTDSSALPAAVTTAPAAIPATSLPADAVPVAPGFVRTEGTRFVNPDGSTFNIKGMSFGNWLLPEGYMFKFTVQRSPQDIEDVIEYLAGPEEAARFWKDFREAYIQEEDVAFLAASGFTTIRVPLHWKFFLDPKNPDKVDPDGEGWGRIDRLVGWAKAHGIKLILDIHAAPGGQTGVNHDDGVGYPLTFYVPEYQGRTVTLWRAIAERYRNETAVLGYDLLNEPITPYHDTDFLNSRLEPFYRRLVAAIREVDPNHPIMLAGAQWSTNFDVFGPPFADNLGYTYHMFWAGPQRSSIQKYVNFANRWQVPIFIGETGELNDDWNQKFRTLNERFGLGWSFWTYKNLDTPSTVASISKPQGWDAIALFGSVPKSQWPSMEKPSREQVAATLRDYIAKARFANTTIRASYVASLGLTATCPKLASSGAPPPAAEASTLAMAGETPVAAGATSCP; encoded by the coding sequence ATGATCGCGCGCCTTCTCCCCCTCGCTGCCGCCCTGTGCCTCGCCGCCGCGCCCGCGCGGGCGACGACGGACAGTTCCGCCCTTCCCGCCGCCGTCACGACGGCGCCCGCGGCCATCCCCGCCACCTCTCTGCCGGCCGATGCCGTGCCGGTCGCCCCCGGCTTCGTGCGGACGGAGGGCACGCGCTTCGTCAATCCGGACGGCTCGACGTTCAACATCAAGGGCATGAGCTTCGGCAACTGGCTGCTGCCGGAAGGCTATATGTTCAAGTTCACGGTCCAGCGCTCGCCGCAGGATATCGAGGACGTGATCGAATACCTCGCCGGGCCGGAGGAGGCCGCGCGTTTCTGGAAGGATTTCCGCGAGGCCTATATCCAGGAAGAGGATGTCGCCTTCCTCGCCGCTTCCGGCTTCACCACCATCCGGGTGCCGCTGCACTGGAAGTTCTTCCTCGACCCCAAAAACCCCGACAAGGTCGACCCCGATGGCGAGGGCTGGGGCCGCATCGACCGTCTGGTCGGGTGGGCCAAGGCGCACGGCATCAAGCTCATTCTCGACATTCACGCCGCCCCGGGGGGGCAGACCGGCGTGAACCATGATGACGGCGTCGGCTACCCGCTCACCTTCTACGTGCCGGAATATCAGGGCCGCACCGTCACCCTTTGGCGCGCCATCGCCGAGCGCTACAGGAACGAGACGGCGGTGCTCGGCTATGACTTGCTCAACGAGCCGATCACGCCCTATCACGACACCGATTTCCTCAATTCGCGGCTGGAGCCGTTCTACCGCAGGCTGGTGGCGGCGATCCGCGAGGTCGATCCAAACCACCCGATCATGCTGGCGGGCGCGCAGTGGAGCACCAATTTCGACGTGTTCGGCCCGCCCTTCGCCGACAATCTCGGCTACACCTACCATATGTTCTGGGCCGGCCCGCAGCGCAGCTCGATCCAGAAATATGTCAATTTCGCCAATCGCTGGCAGGTGCCGATCTTCATCGGCGAGACCGGCGAACTGAACGACGACTGGAACCAGAAATTCCGCACGCTCAATGAGCGCTTCGGCCTCGGCTGGAGCTTCTGGACCTACAAGAATCTCGACACGCCCTCCACCGTCGCCTCCATCAGCAAGCCGCAGGGCTGGGACGCCATCGCCCTGTTCGGCAGCGTGCCGAAAAGCCAGTGGCCGTCGATGGAGAAACCCTCGCGCGAACAGGTGGCGGCGACGCTGCGCGACTACATCGCCAAGGCGCGCTTCGCCAACACCACCATCCGCGCCTCCTATGTCGCTTCGCTCGGCCTCACCGCCACGTGCCCGAAGCTCGCCTCCAGCGGGGCGCCGCCGCCCGCCGCCGAGGCGTCCACCCTCGCCATGGCGGGGGAAACTCCCGTGGCGGCGGGCGCAACCTCCTGCCCGTGA
- a CDS encoding LysE family translocator, translated as MPRSELFLAFLATAGLFACIPGPAMLYTAAQTLARGRLSGLMAVLGLHLGCYVHVIAAAAGLSVLFHAVPLLYMAVKFAGAAYLIWLGIGMFRAKAKGEEPALPAPGRKSSRRAFVESVTVEVLNPKTALFFVALLPQFIDPAASLPVWAQFLVLGTLVNILFTSAYLVCVLLAGAMVERLRRSGRAQQMMHRAGGAVLVGLGTHLALQRN; from the coding sequence ATGCCGCGCTCCGAGCTTTTTCTGGCCTTCCTCGCCACGGCTGGCCTGTTCGCCTGCATTCCCGGCCCCGCCATGCTCTACACGGCGGCGCAGACGCTGGCGCGCGGCCGGCTCTCCGGCCTGATGGCGGTGCTGGGGCTGCATCTGGGCTGCTATGTCCATGTCATCGCCGCCGCGGCGGGGCTCTCCGTGCTCTTTCATGCGGTGCCGCTGCTCTATATGGCGGTGAAATTCGCCGGCGCGGCCTATCTGATCTGGCTCGGCATCGGCATGTTCCGCGCGAAGGCGAAGGGCGAGGAGCCCGCGCTCCCGGCGCCCGGGCGCAAATCCTCCCGCCGCGCCTTCGTGGAAAGTGTGACCGTCGAGGTGCTGAACCCGAAGACGGCGCTGTTCTTCGTGGCGCTGCTGCCGCAATTCATCGACCCGGCGGCGAGCCTGCCGGTCTGGGCGCAGTTCCTCGTGCTAGGAACGCTGGTGAACATCCTGTTCACCTCGGCCTATCTCGTCTGCGTGCTGCTGGCGGGGGCCATGGTGGAGCGGCTGCGCCGTTCGGGTCGGGCGCAGCAGATGATGCACCGGGCCGGTGGGGCGGTGCTGGTTGGTCTCGGCACGCATCTGGCGCTGCAACGCAACTGA
- a CDS encoding metal-sensitive transcriptional regulator: protein MQNDTRTACLKRLSRIEGQVRGLSRMVEEERYCIDIVTQVAAVRAALKKVEEEVLRDHVAHCVAHAFHSGDAEEQRAKVSELIEVLGKLR from the coding sequence ATGCAGAACGACACCCGCACCGCCTGTCTGAAACGCCTGAGCCGCATTGAGGGTCAGGTGCGTGGCCTGTCACGTATGGTCGAGGAGGAGCGTTACTGCATCGACATCGTCACCCAGGTGGCGGCGGTGCGGGCGGCGCTGAAGAAGGTGGAGGAAGAGGTGCTGCGCGACCATGTCGCCCATTGCGTCGCCCACGCCTTCCACTCCGGCGACGCCGAGGAACAGCGCGCCAAGGTGTCGGAATTGATCGAGGTGCTCGGCAAGCTCAGGTGA
- a CDS encoding heavy metal translocating P-type ATPase, with translation MAASNHGQAGQSGPAQDHATHTSAKGGGCCGGHAAHAHGDHGHTHHAHADAPAHPHDHGSPAAHMAKDPVCGMDVDPHTATLKAEHNGITYYFCAPGCRAKFIANPEKYLGDKAPAEPVPEGTEYTCPMHPEIVQVGPGSCPICGMALEPMLVSLDDGPNHELIDMTRRFWVGLALTAPVFALEMGAHLIPALHHAVPPALSAWIQLALATPVVLWAGWPFFVRGAQSVATRNLNMFTLIALGTGVAWLYSLVAVLAPGLFPPALRGTDGVVPVYFESAAVITVLVLLGQVLELRAREQTSGAIKALLDLAPKTARRLNEDGSEEEVPLDAIMVGDRLRVRPGEKVPVDGTVVEGRSALDESLVTGESLPVSKGVGDAVIGGTLNRSGGLVISAEKIGRDTLLARIVQMVAQAQRSRAPIQRLADQVAGWFVPLVVACALLAFAAWAAFGPEPRFSHALIAAVAVLIIACPCALGLATPMSIMVGVGRGAQLGLLVKNAEALERMEKVDTLVVDKTGTLTEGKPAVTAIVPAEGFEEAEALRYAAAVERPSEHPLAHAIVTAAQARGLDIPKVRGFDSPVGKGAYGLVEGKRIVIGSAAFLKELGIDAAPLAARADELRGEGASVVLLGVNGKLAAALAIADPVKATTPAALAALAKEGISVVMLTGDNKVTAQAVARRLGIAEVEAEVAPDDKAAVVEKLKAQGRVVAMAGDGVNDAPALAAADVGIAMGSGTDVAIESAGVTLLHGDLTGIVTARHLSQATMRNIRQNLFFAFLYNGAGVPIAAGVLYPVFGLLLSPMVAALAMALSSVSVISNALRLRAVKL, from the coding sequence ATGGCGGCAAGCAATCACGGGCAGGCGGGCCAGAGCGGGCCGGCGCAGGATCACGCCACGCACACATCCGCCAAGGGTGGCGGCTGCTGCGGCGGGCATGCCGCGCACGCGCATGGCGATCACGGCCACACCCATCATGCTCACGCCGACGCCCCCGCCCATCCGCACGACCACGGATCGCCGGCCGCTCACATGGCCAAGGATCCGGTCTGCGGCATGGATGTGGACCCGCACACGGCGACGCTGAAGGCGGAGCACAACGGCATCACCTATTATTTCTGCGCGCCGGGCTGCCGCGCCAAGTTCATCGCCAACCCGGAAAAATATCTCGGCGACAAGGCGCCGGCCGAGCCGGTGCCGGAGGGCACGGAATATACCTGCCCCATGCACCCGGAAATCGTGCAGGTCGGTCCCGGTTCGTGCCCGATCTGCGGCATGGCGCTGGAGCCGATGCTGGTCAGCCTCGATGACGGGCCGAACCACGAACTGATCGACATGACCCGTCGCTTCTGGGTCGGCCTCGCGCTCACCGCGCCGGTCTTCGCGCTGGAAATGGGCGCCCATCTCATCCCGGCGCTGCATCATGCCGTGCCGCCCGCCCTCTCGGCCTGGATTCAACTGGCGCTCGCCACCCCGGTGGTGCTGTGGGCGGGCTGGCCGTTCTTCGTGCGCGGGGCGCAGTCGGTGGCGACGCGCAATCTCAACATGTTCACGCTGATCGCGCTCGGCACCGGCGTCGCCTGGCTCTACAGCCTCGTCGCGGTGCTGGCGCCCGGCCTGTTCCCGCCGGCCCTCCGCGGCACGGACGGCGTGGTGCCGGTCTATTTCGAATCCGCCGCCGTCATCACCGTGCTGGTGCTGCTCGGCCAGGTGCTGGAACTGCGCGCCCGCGAACAGACCTCCGGCGCCATCAAGGCGCTGCTCGATCTCGCGCCGAAGACGGCCCGCCGCCTCAACGAGGATGGCAGCGAGGAGGAGGTGCCGCTCGACGCCATCATGGTCGGCGACCGGCTGCGGGTGCGGCCGGGCGAGAAAGTGCCGGTCGACGGCACGGTGGTGGAAGGCCGCTCGGCGCTCGATGAATCGCTGGTGACAGGCGAATCCCTGCCCGTGAGCAAGGGCGTGGGCGATGCTGTCATCGGCGGCACGCTCAATCGTTCCGGCGGTCTCGTCATCTCGGCGGAGAAGATCGGCCGCGACACGCTGCTTGCCCGCATCGTGCAGATGGTGGCGCAGGCGCAGCGCTCGCGCGCGCCGATCCAGCGCCTTGCCGATCAGGTTGCCGGCTGGTTCGTGCCGCTGGTGGTGGCCTGCGCCCTGCTGGCCTTCGCCGCCTGGGCGGCGTTCGGGCCGGAGCCGCGTTTTTCGCACGCGCTCATCGCCGCGGTGGCGGTGCTGATCATCGCCTGCCCCTGCGCGCTCGGCCTCGCCACGCCGATGTCGATCATGGTCGGGGTCGGGCGCGGGGCGCAGCTCGGGCTGCTGGTGAAGAACGCCGAGGCGCTGGAGCGGATGGAGAAGGTCGACACGCTGGTGGTCGACAAGACCGGCACGCTCACCGAGGGCAAGCCGGCCGTCACCGCCATCGTGCCGGCGGAGGGTTTCGAGGAAGCCGAGGCGCTGCGCTATGCGGCCGCCGTCGAGCGCCCCTCCGAGCATCCGCTCGCCCATGCCATTGTGACGGCGGCGCAGGCGCGCGGCCTCGACATCCCCAAGGTGCGCGGCTTCGATTCGCCGGTCGGCAAGGGCGCCTATGGCCTTGTCGAGGGCAAGCGCATCGTCATTGGCAGCGCGGCGTTCCTGAAGGAGCTCGGCATCGACGCCGCCCCGCTGGCGGCGCGGGCGGACGAGTTGCGCGGCGAGGGCGCCAGCGTCGTGCTGCTGGGCGTCAACGGCAAGCTCGCGGCGGCGCTGGCGATTGCCGATCCGGTGAAGGCGACGACGCCGGCGGCGCTGGCGGCGCTGGCGAAGGAGGGCATAAGCGTCGTCATGCTCACCGGCGACAACAAGGTGACGGCGCAGGCGGTGGCCCGCCGGCTCGGCATTGCCGAGGTCGAGGCCGAGGTCGCCCCCGATGACAAGGCGGCGGTGGTGGAGAAGCTGAAGGCGCAGGGTCGCGTCGTCGCCATGGCCGGCGACGGGGTGAACGACGCCCCCGCTCTGGCGGCGGCCGATGTCGGCATCGCCATGGGCTCGGGCACGGATGTCGCCATTGAGAGCGCCGGGGTGACGCTGCTCCATGGCGATCTCACCGGCATCGTCACCGCCCGCCACCTCTCGCAGGCGACGATGCGCAACATCCGGCAGAACCTGTTCTTCGCCTTCCTTTACAACGGTGCCGGCGTCCCCATCGCCGCCGGGGTACTCTACCCCGTCTTCGGCCTGCTGCTCTCGCCCATGGTGGCGGCGCTGGCGATGGCGCTATCCTCGGTCAGCGTCATCAGCAACGCGCTGCGGCTGCGGGCGGTGAAGCTGTAG
- a CDS encoding Rrf2 family transcriptional regulator → MKRDSRLSSVLHALLHMAERDGPMTSEELATCMHTHPVVVRRTMGLLREAGLVRSARGPQGGWRISADLARISLRQLHEILGEPAIFAIGNRQEMPLCLVEQAVNAALDDAFAQAEALLLARLGEITLADLAADFSRRFAGRREGKT, encoded by the coding sequence ATGAAGCGCGACAGCCGTCTTTCCTCCGTTCTCCACGCCCTGCTGCACATGGCGGAGCGGGACGGGCCGATGACCTCCGAGGAACTCGCCACCTGCATGCACACCCATCCGGTGGTGGTCCGCCGCACCATGGGCCTGCTGCGCGAGGCGGGGCTGGTGCGCTCGGCCCGTGGCCCGCAGGGCGGCTGGCGGATCAGCGCCGATCTGGCGCGGATCAGCCTGCGCCAATTGCACGAAATTCTGGGCGAGCCGGCGATCTTCGCCATCGGCAACCGGCAGGAGATGCCGCTCTGCCTCGTCGAGCAGGCGGTGAACGCCGCGCTGGACGACGCTTTCGCCCAGGCCGAGGCGCTGCTGCTCGCCCGTCTCGGCGAGATCACCCTGGCGGACCTCGCCGCCGATTTCAGCCGCCGCTTTGCCGGGCGGCGCGAAGGGAAGACCTGA
- a CDS encoding NAD(P)/FAD-dependent oxidoreductase, translating into MHDVIIVGGGYAGMAAALQLLRARRRVLVLDAGRRRNRFSHASHGLLGQDGVDPAEIARLARRQLEAYPTLEWIEGEARDAVGVKDDFAVATSSGATLQGRRLLFALGVSDDLPAIEGLAERWGRSVFHCPYCDGYELDRGRIGVIATGPMSMHQALLVKEWGEVTLFTHAGFVPDAAQRAELTAHRISLEETPLVRLEGHADVVLADGRRLAFAGLFTAPRNRPASPVAEALGCALEETPLGTQLRTDEMKETSVPGAFACGDAARVPHSLTLAIADGAWAGMQLHRSLVF; encoded by the coding sequence ATGCATGATGTCATCATCGTCGGTGGCGGCTATGCCGGCATGGCCGCCGCCCTCCAGTTGCTGCGCGCCCGCCGCCGGGTGCTGGTCCTCGATGCCGGCCGCCGCCGCAACCGCTTCTCCCACGCCTCGCATGGCCTGCTCGGTCAGGACGGGGTCGACCCGGCCGAGATTGCCCGCCTCGCCCGTCGGCAGTTGGAGGCCTATCCGACGCTGGAATGGATCGAGGGCGAGGCGCGGGACGCGGTCGGCGTGAAGGACGACTTCGCCGTCGCCACCTCGTCCGGCGCGACGCTTCAGGGGCGTCGCCTGCTGTTCGCGCTCGGCGTCAGCGATGACTTGCCGGCGATCGAGGGGCTTGCCGAGCGCTGGGGCCGCAGCGTGTTCCACTGCCCCTATTGCGACGGCTATGAGCTGGATCGCGGCCGCATCGGCGTCATCGCCACCGGGCCGATGTCGATGCATCAGGCGCTTCTGGTGAAGGAATGGGGCGAGGTGACGCTGTTCACCCATGCCGGTTTCGTTCCCGATGCCGCTCAGCGCGCCGAACTCACCGCCCATCGAATCTCGCTGGAGGAAACGCCACTGGTGCGGCTGGAGGGGCATGCGGATGTCGTGCTGGCCGATGGCCGCCGGCTGGCCTTCGCCGGCCTGTTCACCGCCCCGCGCAACCGCCCGGCCTCGCCGGTGGCGGAAGCGCTCGGCTGCGCGCTGGAAGAGACGCCGCTGGGCACGCAGCTCCGCACCGACGAGATGAAGGAGACGAGCGTTCCCGGCGCCTTCGCCTGCGGCGATGCCGCCCGCGTGCCGCACTCGCTCACCCTCGCCATCGCCGATGGCGCCTGGGCCGGCATGCAGCTTCACCGCTCGCTGGTGTTCTGA